GCCGGCTTCCATTTTTCGGTAGAGGGTGGAACGGGTCAGGCCAGTGCGTTCGAGCACGGTTTTCATCCGGAGGATTCGGTCCGGACGTTGGGGCTGGTTCTGCATTGCTATCACCTCGCATCGTTTGAGGGTTGATGGAGCGCTCCGGGGCAAGGTTGCGTCGAGTGGCTGGTCGGGAAAAGAGCCTGTAAGGGGCAGGAAGGGACCTGTTCGGTGTAGTTCGGCGCGCGGGTGGTCCGAGCGAAAGTAGCTTAAAGCCTTCTGCTTATCTCAGGGCGTCTCACGCCTGCGGCGTGACCGCGCTCGCACGCCGCTAGCGCGGCGC
The DNA window shown above is from Sphingomonas sp. and carries:
- a CDS encoding AlpA family phage regulatory protein, with product MQNQPQRPDRILRMKTVLERTGLTRSTLYRKMEAGTFPQNTRISTRCMGWRESAVAEWLDTLKK